A window of the Streptomyces griseochromogenes genome harbors these coding sequences:
- the dhaK gene encoding dihydroxyacetone kinase subunit DhaK: MRMLINVPETVVADGLRGMAAAHPELNVDVENRVIVRRDAPVAGQVALVSGGGSGHEPLHGGFVGPGMLSAACPGEVFTSPVPDQMARAAAAVDSGAGVLFVVKNYTGDVLNFDMAAELAEDEGIQVAKVLVNDDVAVTDSLYTAGRRGTGATLFVEKIAGAAAAEGQPLERVEAVGRQVNENSRSFGVALSAVTTPAKGSPTFDLPSGELELGIGIHGEPGRERRAMMTSGEIADFAVHAILEDMPPRNPVLVLVNGMGATPLLELYGFNAEVQRVLGERGVTVARTLVGNYVTSLDMAGASVTLCQVDEELLRLWDAPVKTPALRWGM, encoded by the coding sequence ATGAGGATGCTGATCAACGTCCCGGAGACCGTGGTCGCGGATGGGCTGCGCGGTATGGCGGCCGCTCATCCTGAGCTGAACGTGGACGTGGAGAACCGCGTGATCGTCCGCCGGGACGCTCCCGTGGCCGGACAGGTCGCACTCGTCTCCGGCGGCGGGTCGGGGCACGAGCCGCTGCACGGCGGATTCGTCGGTCCGGGCATGCTCTCGGCCGCCTGCCCCGGAGAGGTGTTCACCTCGCCGGTGCCGGACCAGATGGCCCGGGCCGCGGCCGCCGTCGACAGCGGGGCCGGCGTGCTGTTCGTCGTGAAGAACTACACGGGGGACGTGCTCAACTTCGACATGGCGGCCGAACTCGCCGAGGACGAGGGCATCCAGGTCGCGAAGGTGCTGGTCAACGACGACGTGGCGGTCACCGACAGCCTCTACACGGCCGGGCGCCGCGGCACCGGTGCCACCCTGTTCGTGGAGAAGATCGCGGGGGCCGCCGCGGCCGAGGGGCAGCCGCTGGAGCGGGTGGAGGCCGTCGGCCGCCAGGTGAACGAGAACTCCCGCAGCTTCGGTGTCGCGCTGAGCGCCGTCACCACCCCGGCCAAGGGCTCCCCCACCTTCGACCTGCCCTCCGGCGAGCTGGAGTTGGGCATCGGCATCCACGGCGAACCGGGCCGGGAGCGGCGGGCCATGATGACCTCCGGGGAGATCGCCGACTTCGCCGTGCACGCCATCCTGGAGGACATGCCCCCGCGCAACCCCGTGCTCGTCCTGGTCAACGGCATGGGCGCCACCCCGCTGCTGGAGCTGTACGGCTTCAACGCCGAGGTGCAGCGGGTGCTCGGCGAGCGGGGCGTGACCGTGGCCCGCACGCTCGTCGGCAACTACGTCACCTCCCTCGACATGGCGGGCGCCTCGGTCACGCTGTGCCAGGTCGACGAGGAACTGCTGCGGTTGTGGGACGCACCGGTGAAGACCCCGGCGCTGCGCTGGGGGATGTGA
- the dhaL gene encoding dihydroxyacetone kinase subunit DhaL, which yields MLDADFFRRWMTATATSMNREAERLTALDSAIGDADHGSNMQRGFSAVRAALEEEAPDTPGAVLTLAGRRLISTVGGASGPLYGTLLRRAGKAFGDAAEVSEKQLAEALRAGVDGVMALGGAAPGDKTMIDALVPAVDALGDGFAAARAAAEEGAVATTPLQARKGRASYLGERSIGHQDPGATSSALLIAGLAEAATGASGE from the coding sequence GTGCTCGACGCCGATTTCTTCCGCCGTTGGATGACGGCGACCGCCACGTCCATGAACCGGGAGGCGGAGCGGCTCACCGCGCTCGACTCGGCCATCGGGGACGCCGACCACGGCAGCAACATGCAGCGCGGGTTCTCCGCGGTCCGGGCCGCCCTGGAGGAAGAGGCGCCGGACACGCCGGGGGCCGTGCTGACCCTGGCCGGGCGGCGGCTGATCTCGACGGTCGGCGGAGCGTCCGGGCCGCTGTACGGCACGCTGCTGCGCCGGGCCGGCAAGGCGTTCGGGGACGCCGCCGAGGTCAGCGAGAAGCAGCTGGCCGAGGCGTTGCGAGCGGGCGTGGACGGCGTGATGGCGCTGGGCGGTGCGGCGCCCGGCGACAAGACCATGATCGACGCCCTGGTGCCGGCCGTGGACGCGCTCGGCGACGGCTTCGCCGCGGCGCGGGCGGCCGCCGAGGAGGGTGCGGTGGCCACCACCCCCCTGCAGGCGCGCAAGGGCCGGGCCAGCTATCTCGGCGAGCGCAGCATCGGCCACCAGGATCCGGGGGCCACCTCCTCGGCCCTGTTGATCGCCGGACTCGCCGAAGCGGCTACGGGGGCCTCGGGTGAGTGA
- a CDS encoding PTS-dependent dihydroxyacetone kinase phosphotransferase subunit DhaM, with amino-acid sequence MSDDKFVGIVLVSHSAEVAASVGALAKGLAGGAEAVLVAPAGGTEDGGLGTSAELISAAAASVDRGVGVALIADLGSAVLTVKALLAEEGELPDGARLVDAPFLEGAVAAVVTAATGADLDTVEAAAVEAYGYRKV; translated from the coding sequence GTGAGTGACGACAAGTTCGTCGGGATCGTGCTGGTCTCGCACAGCGCGGAGGTCGCGGCCTCCGTCGGCGCGCTGGCGAAGGGGCTGGCGGGTGGGGCCGAGGCGGTGCTGGTCGCCCCGGCGGGCGGCACCGAGGACGGCGGGCTCGGCACCAGCGCCGAGCTGATCTCCGCAGCGGCGGCCTCCGTGGACCGGGGAGTCGGGGTCGCCCTCATCGCCGACCTCGGCAGCGCGGTGCTCACCGTGAAGGCGCTGCTCGCCGAAGAGGGGGAACTTCCGGACGGCGCACGGCTGGTGGACGCGCCGTTCCTCGAGGGTGCGGTGGCCGCGGTCGTGACGGCGGCCACGGGGGCGGACCTGGACACGGTGGAGGCCGCGGCCGTGGAGGCGTACGGCTACCGGAAGGTGTGA
- a CDS encoding glycoside hydrolase family 75 protein codes for MRVQSLTLVAASAALLAPAALSAAAVPPPEGPFAHNEGAVTAADLLARMHTCAQVSRGRYRTDDGAPANVRVCGTREAVFWKADLDVDCDGRPTARCNPRTDPSFTAATAFQQPDDRHLSAEFVPYIVIPAPSGIWDHRAHGIGGGSVAAVIYRGRVQFAVVGDTGPRGLIGEASYATARGLGIRPDPSLGGAASGVTYIVFKGPRVTPVEDRRAAEAEGERLARQFLGAG; via the coding sequence GTGCGTGTCCAGTCGCTGACGCTGGTCGCGGCCAGCGCCGCCCTGCTCGCCCCCGCCGCGCTTTCCGCCGCCGCGGTCCCGCCCCCGGAGGGACCGTTCGCCCACAACGAGGGTGCCGTGACCGCCGCCGACCTGCTGGCCCGGATGCACACATGTGCCCAGGTCTCCCGGGGCCGGTACCGCACGGACGACGGCGCTCCCGCGAACGTCCGCGTCTGCGGCACCCGCGAGGCGGTGTTCTGGAAGGCCGACCTGGACGTCGACTGCGACGGACGGCCCACTGCCCGCTGCAACCCCCGCACCGACCCGTCCTTCACGGCCGCCACCGCGTTCCAGCAGCCCGACGACCGCCACCTGAGCGCCGAGTTCGTGCCCTACATCGTGATCCCGGCACCGAGCGGCATCTGGGACCACCGGGCACACGGCATCGGGGGCGGCTCCGTGGCGGCCGTGATCTACCGGGGCCGGGTGCAGTTCGCCGTCGTCGGCGACACCGGCCCCCGCGGACTCATCGGCGAGGCCTCCTACGCCACGGCCCGGGGCCTCGGCATCCGCCCCGACCCGAGCCTCGGCGGAGCGGCCTCCGGCGTCACGTACATCGTCTTCAAGGGCCCGCGGGTCACACCCGTCGAGGACCGCCGGGCGGCCGAGGCGGAAGGGGAGCGGCTGGCCCGGCAATTCCTGGGGGCCGGGTGA
- a CDS encoding fibronectin type III domain-containing protein has translation MRRVPLPPFLICAALTLVASCGWSGATDGDGGRAPGAPTGVTAAAGSATTVHVMWNAVADDPGVRTYEVYRGSTKVTEVPGSQHMVDVTRLRPSTVYVFTVRARDSDGRLGPPSREVRARTPVEVAADRSAPTRPLEPAGRAVGSRAVQLSWAASRDDRGVVSYDVYQGGAKIHSVGGNQTATVITGLRPGSHYVFTVRARDAADNLSPASAPVRLATPGSDDGRDTAPTAFTATTHRSAGAYYLDLSWDPPRVDGVITEYQIQLDGAAATSLVWGGDPPRGRARYSFYVGQDAESEHRVRLRARLPDGTWGGFSAERTVTTGAGG, from the coding sequence GTGCGACGCGTTCCCCTGCCGCCGTTCCTGATCTGCGCGGCTCTGACACTGGTCGCGTCCTGCGGCTGGAGCGGCGCGACCGATGGCGACGGCGGCCGCGCGCCCGGGGCTCCGACGGGCGTCACCGCGGCGGCCGGAAGCGCCACCACCGTGCACGTGATGTGGAACGCGGTCGCCGACGATCCCGGGGTCCGCACCTATGAGGTGTATCGCGGCTCGACAAAGGTCACGGAAGTACCGGGCTCGCAACACATGGTGGACGTCACCAGGCTCAGGCCGTCCACCGTGTATGTCTTCACCGTGCGGGCCCGGGACTCGGACGGCCGGCTGGGGCCGCCGAGCCGAGAGGTGCGGGCGCGGACGCCCGTCGAAGTGGCGGCGGACCGCTCGGCCCCGACCCGCCCGCTGGAGCCGGCCGGGCGGGCGGTCGGCAGCCGGGCGGTCCAGCTGTCCTGGGCCGCCTCCCGGGACGACCGGGGCGTGGTGTCGTACGACGTCTACCAGGGCGGTGCGAAGATCCACAGTGTCGGCGGGAACCAGACCGCGACCGTGATCACCGGGCTGCGGCCCGGCAGCCACTACGTCTTCACCGTGCGGGCGAGGGACGCGGCCGACAACCTCTCGCCCGCGAGCGCGCCCGTCCGCCTCGCCACGCCGGGCTCCGACGACGGCCGGGACACCGCCCCGACCGCCTTCACGGCGACGACCCACCGGTCGGCGGGGGCGTACTACCTGGATCTCTCCTGGGATCCGCCGCGCGTGGACGGGGTGATCACGGAGTACCAGATCCAGCTCGACGGCGCCGCGGCCACCTCCTTGGTGTGGGGCGGCGACCCGCCGCGCGGCCGGGCCCGCTACAGCTTCTACGTCGGGCAGGACGCGGAGTCCGAACACCGGGTGCGGCTGCGGGCGCGGCTGCCGGACGGCACCTGGGGCGGGTTCTCGGCGGAGCGCACGGTGACCACGGGCGCGGGCGGCTGA
- a CDS encoding PadR family transcriptional regulator encodes MSLPHAILTALLEKPSSGLELTRRFDKSIGYFWSATHQQIYRELGKLEAEGHIRTLPAEQPARGQKKRYEVLSAGRAELARWTAAAQDPKPQRDVLLLRLRAAAVVGTAGLAADLRRHLELHQRQLTEYEEIERRDFPPDRDAPQDRLRHLVLRAGIDLETFWTQWLTHALKEFAELPGGTREPGPEAARGTSD; translated from the coding sequence ATGTCACTCCCGCACGCCATCCTCACCGCCCTGCTGGAGAAGCCGTCGTCGGGCCTGGAGCTGACCCGCCGGTTCGACAAGTCGATCGGCTACTTCTGGTCCGCGACGCACCAGCAGATCTACCGCGAGCTGGGCAAGCTGGAGGCCGAGGGCCACATCCGTACCCTGCCGGCCGAACAGCCGGCCCGCGGGCAGAAGAAGCGCTACGAGGTCCTGTCCGCGGGCCGTGCCGAGCTGGCCCGCTGGACCGCCGCCGCGCAGGACCCCAAACCGCAGCGGGACGTGCTGCTGCTGCGGCTGCGCGCCGCGGCGGTGGTCGGCACGGCGGGCCTCGCGGCCGACCTGCGCCGCCATCTGGAGCTGCACCAGCGCCAGTTGACCGAGTACGAGGAGATCGAGCGGCGCGACTTCCCGCCGGACCGGGACGCTCCGCAGGACCGGCTGCGTCATCTGGTGCTGCGGGCGGGCATCGATCTGGAGACCTTCTGGACGCAGTGGCTCACCCACGCCCTGAAGGAGTTCGCCGAACTGCCGGGCGGAACACGGGAACCGGGACCGGAGGCGGCGAGGGGTACGTCCGACTGA
- a CDS encoding NADPH-dependent 2,4-dienoyl-CoA reductase gives MSRYPHLMSPLDLGFTTLPNRVLMGSMHVGLEEAERGFERMAAFYAARARGGVGLIVTGGIAPNDEGRPYEGGAKLTTEAEAERHRVVTEAVHREGGRIAMQILHFGRYAYHQDLVAPSALQAPISPFVPRELTDADIERTIDDYARAARLARQAGYDGVEIMGSEGYLINEFIAAQTNRREDRWGGSYENRMRLPVEIVRRVREAVGEDFIIVYRLSMLDLVPGGSSLEEVVTLAKAVEAAGATIINTGIGWHEARIPTIATSVPRGAYTWVTKRLMGEVSVPLVTTNRINTPEVAEELLAGGHADMVSMARPMLADPDFVAKAAAGQPEAINTCIGCNQACLDHTFSGQITSCLVNPRACHETELVLTPTRRRKRVAVVGAGPAGLACAVSAAERGHEVTLFDAASEIGGQLNVARKVPGKQEFDETLRYFRHQLDAHGVAVRLDTWVTGADLADYDEVVVATGVTPRTPDIPGVDHPRVLGYLDVLRDGAPVGDRVAILGAGGIGFDVAEYLTDGGDKASEDPKTYFRNWGVDMDYAAPGGLAAPERPAPPRTVHLLQRKTTKVGAGLGKTTGWIHRTELKHRGVTMVPGVRYDRIDDAGLHITVGEESTVLEVDTVVLCTGQEPRRGLYEELVAAGRSAHLIGGADVAAELDAKRAIKQGTELAAAL, from the coding sequence ATGAGCCGATACCCGCACCTGATGTCCCCGCTCGACCTGGGCTTCACCACGCTGCCCAACCGCGTGCTCATGGGTTCCATGCACGTCGGTCTGGAGGAGGCCGAGCGCGGCTTCGAGCGCATGGCGGCGTTCTACGCGGCCCGGGCACGCGGGGGAGTGGGTCTCATCGTCACCGGCGGTATCGCGCCCAACGACGAGGGCCGGCCGTACGAGGGCGGTGCCAAGCTCACCACCGAGGCGGAGGCCGAGCGGCACCGGGTCGTCACCGAGGCCGTGCACCGCGAGGGCGGCCGGATCGCGATGCAGATCCTGCACTTCGGCCGGTACGCCTATCACCAGGACCTGGTCGCCCCGAGCGCCCTGCAGGCCCCGATCAGCCCCTTCGTACCCCGCGAACTCACCGACGCCGACATCGAGCGGACCATCGACGACTACGCCCGCGCCGCCCGCCTCGCCCGGCAGGCCGGCTACGACGGTGTCGAGATCATGGGCTCCGAGGGCTACCTCATCAACGAGTTCATCGCCGCGCAGACCAACCGGCGCGAGGACCGCTGGGGCGGCTCGTACGAGAACCGGATGCGCCTGCCCGTCGAGATCGTCCGGCGGGTGCGCGAGGCCGTCGGCGAGGACTTCATCATCGTCTACCGGCTCTCCATGCTGGACCTGGTCCCGGGCGGGTCCTCTCTGGAGGAGGTCGTCACCCTTGCCAAGGCCGTGGAGGCCGCCGGGGCGACGATCATCAACACCGGCATCGGCTGGCACGAGGCCCGTATCCCCACCATCGCCACCTCCGTGCCGCGCGGCGCGTACACCTGGGTCACCAAGAGGCTCATGGGCGAGGTCTCCGTGCCCCTGGTGACCACCAACCGCATCAACACCCCCGAGGTGGCCGAGGAACTGCTCGCCGGCGGACACGCGGACATGGTGTCCATGGCCCGCCCGATGCTCGCCGACCCCGACTTCGTCGCCAAGGCCGCCGCCGGGCAGCCGGAAGCCATCAATACGTGCATCGGCTGCAACCAGGCCTGTCTGGACCACACCTTCAGCGGCCAGATCACCTCCTGCCTGGTCAACCCGCGCGCCTGCCACGAGACGGAACTGGTGCTCACCCCGACGCGGCGGCGCAAGCGCGTCGCCGTCGTGGGCGCGGGCCCGGCCGGACTCGCCTGCGCCGTCAGCGCGGCCGAACGCGGCCACGAGGTCACCCTGTTCGACGCCGCGAGCGAGATCGGCGGCCAGCTGAACGTGGCTCGCAAGGTCCCCGGCAAGCAGGAGTTCGACGAGACGCTGCGCTACTTCCGCCACCAGCTCGACGCGCACGGCGTGGCCGTACGCCTGGACACCTGGGTCACCGGCGCGGACCTGGCCGACTACGACGAGGTCGTCGTCGCCACCGGCGTCACCCCGCGCACCCCCGACATCCCCGGCGTCGACCACCCGCGTGTCCTCGGTTATCTCGACGTCCTGCGCGACGGCGCCCCGGTCGGCGACCGCGTCGCCATCCTCGGCGCCGGCGGCATCGGCTTCGACGTCGCCGAGTACCTCACCGACGGCGGTGACAAGGCGAGCGAGGACCCGAAGACGTACTTCCGGAACTGGGGCGTCGACATGGACTACGCGGCACCCGGCGGCCTCGCGGCCCCGGAGCGGCCCGCCCCGCCGCGCACGGTCCACCTGCTGCAGCGCAAGACCACCAAGGTCGGCGCCGGACTCGGCAAGACGACCGGCTGGATCCACCGCACCGAGCTGAAGCACCGCGGCGTGACCATGGTCCCGGGCGTGCGCTACGACCGGATCGACGACGCGGGCCTGCACATCACCGTGGGCGAGGAGAGCACGGTCCTGGAGGTCGACACCGTCGTGCTGTGCACCGGCCAGGAGCCGCGCCGCGGTCTGTACGAGGAGCTGGTGGCCGCCGGCCGCAGCGCGCACCTGATCGGCGGCGCCGACGTCGCGGCCGAACTGGACGCCAAGCGGGCCATCAAGCAGGGCACCGAGCTGGCGGCGGCGCTGTAG
- a CDS encoding tautomerase family protein has protein sequence MPFVRIDALGTDSGRLDALGRAVQDALVETIGVPPSDRFQVLVGHDGGGTLRHGDYLGVRRDDGIVYVAITMRSGRTPDQKRAMYRRIAELAYEYAGTEPRNVFVTVTENESVDWSLGNGEAQYAPAAGGDARAAGAV, from the coding sequence ATGCCTTTCGTCCGCATCGACGCGCTGGGCACCGACAGCGGCCGTCTCGACGCTCTGGGCCGCGCCGTACAGGACGCCCTGGTGGAGACGATCGGCGTGCCGCCGAGCGACCGCTTCCAGGTCCTGGTGGGTCACGACGGCGGCGGCACCCTGCGTCACGGCGACTACCTGGGCGTGCGCCGGGACGACGGGATCGTCTACGTGGCGATCACGATGCGCTCGGGGCGTACGCCCGATCAGAAGCGGGCGATGTACCGGCGGATCGCCGAACTCGCGTACGAGTACGCGGGCACCGAACCGCGCAACGTGTTCGTCACGGTCACCGAGAACGAGTCGGTGGACTGGTCGCTCGGCAACGGCGAAGCACAGTACGCCCCGGCCGCCGGCGGCGATGCGCGGGCGGCCGGAGCGGTGTAG